Proteins found in one Lycium ferocissimum isolate CSIRO_LF1 chromosome 6, AGI_CSIRO_Lferr_CH_V1, whole genome shotgun sequence genomic segment:
- the LOC132059096 gene encoding uncharacterized protein LOC132059096: MFNDDEPLAFKKMHEFSTVDGFVEITESLADMIKFIANEPSVGLFYIQQHTQKAAPNLVNLKNNIEERSRELSLHTEDLEDSITVIGSMKECGIPIANEMIKDLRHSLAVISKKQPKKGLISGPRSSFPVGITTSWSPATWGRSTGSEEDDDRAPGYLSNVFRSAKQKASNFTWAPLESGESRLAKSEPSSSDKDEPSVSRTNDTLLAADASSSSSLGRANSEDLRVSGQTIDDEVQQEQVYKSMSHDQLMSLSENFEEFRADKEAKLEEWLGE, translated from the exons TGATGATGAACCATTGGCCTTCAAAAAAATGCATGAATTTTCCACAGTGGACGGCTTTGTAGAGATAACTGAATCCTTGGCGGACATGATAAAGTTCATTGCAAATGAGCCCTCCGTGGGGCTTTTCTACATTCAGCAGCATACACAGAAAGCAGCTCCCAACCTTGTAAATCTAAAAAACAATATTGAGGAGAGATCCCGTGAATTGTCTCTCCACACAGAAGACTTGGAAGATTCCATCACCGTGATCGGGTCGATGAAAGAGTGTGGCATTCCAATTGCTAACGAGATGATTAAAGATCTCAGACATAGTCTAGCTGTCATTTCAAAGAAGCAACCAAAAAAAGGATTGATTAGCGGACCCCGTTCAAGTTTCCCCGTCGGTATAACTACCTCTTGGAGTCCTGCCACGTGGGGTCGCAGTACAGGTTCAGAAGAGGACGATGATAGGGCTCCTGGTTATCTCTCGAATGTTTTCAG GTCAGCAAAACAAAAGGCAAGTAACTTCACATGGGCTCCTTTAGAGTCCGGAGAATCTCGACTAGCCAAGAGTGAACCATCTTCATCGGACAAGGATGAGCCATCCGTCTCCCGTACTAATGACACACTATTGGCTGCAGATGCGAGCTCTTCTTCGTCACTCGGACGGGCCAATAGTGAAGATTTAAGAGTGTCaggtcaaactattgatgatgAGGTACAACAAGAACAGGTATACAAAAGCATGTCCCATGATCAACTGATGTCTTTGTCTGAAAATTTCGAAGAATTTAGAGCTGATAAAGAAGCGAAATTAGAAGAGTGGTTAGGAGAATGA